One Mycolicibacterium fallax genomic window, TCAGCGCGCCCGCGCGGGGGCCGGGCGGCTACCATCTACGGTTATGCCCGAGCCGCTGATCATTGCCGTCGGGGGACGTTCCCCGCAGTTGCATCCCGAATCCTGGGTCGCCCCGACCGCCAGCGTCGTCGGCGACGTGCGCCTGGGCGCGCGCGCCAGCGTCTGGTACTCGGCGACGTTGCGCTCGGAGTTCGAGCCGATCCACATCGGCACCGGTTCCAACATCCAGGACGGCGTGACCGTGCACACCGACCCGGAGTACCCGGTGCACGTCGGCGCCGGGGTGAGCGTCGGGCACAACGCCGTGCTGCACGGCTGCACCATCGGTGACGGCGCCCTGATCGGGATGGGCGCGGTGGTGCTCAACGGCGCGGTGATCGGGGAGGGCTCGCTGGTCGCGGCCTCCGCGCTGGTCCCGCAGGGCATGGTGGTGCCGCCGCGGTCGCTGGTCAGCGGGGTGCCGGCGCGGGTGCGACGGGAACTCAGCGAGACCGAGGTGACCGGCAACCGCAACAACGCGCTGGTCTATCAGCATCTGCTGGAGATGCACCGGGACGCCGCCGCCGGCGAGTGAACTACACGTCGGTGAACTTCGGCGCGCGCCGTTCCCGGAACGCGTCGATCCCCTCGCGCAGATCGTGCGCCCGCAGCAGCAGGGCCTGACCGGCGACCTCGTTGGCCAGCGTGGCGTCGAGCCGGGCCAGGGTGGCGCCGTTGATCGCGTGCTTGGTCTTGGCGTAGGCGACGGCGGGGCCGGCGAGTAGCCGGTCGATCACCGCGGTGGTCTCCTCGGCCAGCGCGTCGGCGGGGTAGACCGCGCTGATCAGGCCGTGTTCGGCGGCCTCGGTGGCGGGCAGCCGCTCGGCCAGCAGTGCCATCTTCATCGCTCGGGCCCGCCCGATCGAGGCCGCGACCAGCGCCGACGCGCCGCCGTCGGGCATCAGGCCGATCTTGGTGAAGGCGAGCAGGAAGTAGGCGTCCTCGGCGGCCAGCACCAGATCGCAGGCCAGCGCCAGCGACACCCCGATCCCGGCGGCCGGACCGTGCACCACCGCCACCACCGGCCGGGGCAGGTCGATCAGCGCCTTCACCGCCCGGTTGCCCTGGATCAGGGTGTCCATCGGCTCGTGGCCGTCGAACTTGGACTCGTTGCCGATCCCGGCGCCCGAGCTGAACCCGCGGCCGACACCGCCGAGGCGCACCACCTTGACCCGCGGATCGGTGGCCGCGGCCTCGGCCGCGTCGGCCAGCCCGCCGAGCACCTTCGGGGTCAGCGAGTTGAGGCTCTCGGGCCGATTCAGCGTCAGCGACAGCACGCCGCCGGACAGTTCGACCGT contains:
- a CDS encoding enoyl-CoA hydratase produces the protein MARSHSGLDALSPVEGLTVELSGGVLSLTLNRPESLNSLTPKVLGGLADAAEAAATDPRVKVVRLGGVGRGFSSGAGIGNESKFDGHEPMDTLIQGNRAVKALIDLPRPVVAVVHGPAAGIGVSLALACDLVLAAEDAYFLLAFTKIGLMPDGGASALVAASIGRARAMKMALLAERLPATEAAEHGLISAVYPADALAEETTAVIDRLLAGPAVAYAKTKHAINGATLARLDATLANEVAGQALLLRAHDLREGIDAFRERRAPKFTDV
- a CDS encoding gamma carbonic anhydrase family protein, translating into MPEPLIIAVGGRSPQLHPESWVAPTASVVGDVRLGARASVWYSATLRSEFEPIHIGTGSNIQDGVTVHTDPEYPVHVGAGVSVGHNAVLHGCTIGDGALIGMGAVVLNGAVIGEGSLVAASALVPQGMVVPPRSLVSGVPARVRRELSETEVTGNRNNALVYQHLLEMHRDAAAGE